Part of the Micropterus dolomieu isolate WLL.071019.BEF.003 ecotype Adirondacks linkage group LG22, ASM2129224v1, whole genome shotgun sequence genome is shown below.
TATCTcagttctttctctctctctctctctctctctcacacacacacacacacacacacacacaaacacacacacacacagagtagcTGCTGAATGTAGGTCAGTCCTGTAGAGAGATGTGAAAATGAATAGTAAATCAAAACTATCAACCATCTATCCGTCAATGCCACAGCAACACTTCCCTGGGGCTAAACAGCATgcaagctacacacacacacacctctggtGTTTATGGTGAAAAGGTACAGTGGATGTGTTGCATAATTCATCCTAACCAAAGAAATGAGGCATCATCTGAATTCCAATAGCAGGCCAATCCTTACTGAATCTGTTCAGGTGTCAGCATTACTTTGCATAACATAACCTGGGAATCGCCTCAGTGAAGTCTTCTGGTGATAAAAATGACATCTGTGTTAGGATTTCTATGTGTTCTATGTACTCATTTtatccctctctcccctctcatAGACACGTCTAAATGCAGGCAGCGCTCTCCTTTtcttatttcttgttttttttttaaatacatttgccCACAGACTGTAGTCTTTACAGCACATAATCAGCTGTGACAGCCATGTCTCCACAAACTGGTGGCTCTTGCAGCACTGCACCAGCGATTTATTTCTCCTCTTGTTTGCCCAATTGACCATGCGTCAGGTCGAATCAGTGGCAGAAACCAAGGTTGCCACAGAGGACAAAGACTTCGCTGCAGGCCCTCAGACTAACATCTTCAGTCGAAAGGCAGACAGAATGACAGTGCAGGATACAAAAACAGTTTAGGACATTCGGGACAGTCCTTCCACAGCGGACAGGGACTAGTCACAGGACAAGCACTTCTTCACATATCATATTGATGCAAACTTATGAGTTAGAAGCTTTTGCTATTATGTCCacttgagaagctggaaccagtaaAATGCTTAACATATTGTTAATACTTACCTTCCTTTTGAAATGTCTCTAAAGCACAATTTCCAACAACTTTTTACTAAAAATCTGCATCTAGACATCGCAGGACTCGATTGCAACATAAAGCAGGCACAGTATAACAATACAATCAATTCattgttataaaataaataacaaagaacTGACTTTCTGTTACAGACATTGTTTAGGGGCGCATAATAAACTACACTTCAGTTGAGTGTGAAGATTAGAACATTGTTTGTTGTTCTTCATTTATAACAGATACAAGTGTATCCAATCATCTGCCCTTCTGTATgatcagataaaaacaaaagcctGTATTCAGAAGAACAAACTGGTTTACCGGTATTATGTTGTCTAGTCCAAGTCAGACTACAATTCACGTGTGACGTCAACTgtaagcgacagtgaacacgtgatgttttgttttggttccTCTTCGGGTCTGATCAGACGCAGGACGACGCAGAATGGACCACATCCGCCTCTTCTTTTTGAACGTATTTCTTTTTTGCACCTGCTCGGCTTCACCCCCGAATTTCGTCCTGCTTTTCGCAGATGATTTAGGTTTCGGGGACTTGGGTTGTTATGGACACCCCAGTTCACTCACTCCAAATCTGGATCGCCTGGCAGCGGGAGGACTCCGGTTTACAGATTTCTACTGCACCAGCCCCGTCTGCAGCCCGTCCAGGTATAGGAAGGGGAAGAGTCAGGGCTTATCGCTactgaacaaacaaataatCTTTAAATCTATGCACAGCAcacatattttatcattttaaggTCCCATTAAGTGCCTGCATTTTATGCCTTAACCCTCTCTCACTTTAAAATCCCTGACGGTTACATATAGGCTATCTTAGAGCAAGTGGTGGAACCTTTTTAATCATTTGTGTGAGAGCAGATAAAAGTAGCCTACCACTCTGTATATGATTTGATTTTGACCGTCAGGATTACATCATGTTAACACAGCCTAACTTACCTTTATTATgcatctctcctctcctctatttAACGAATGGGCCCAACTCCCATGCATGTATTAATACTTGTTGATGAAAATATATCAGCCTCATAATGAGAATACTGTACAATTGGAGATAATGTGGTTCATTGTATGTGTGTAGCCATGTCAAAATGGAGAGAATAATTAGTTAGAGGTGTTATTTGAAATAATAATCGGGCAGTGTCACCAAATCTCCAAAAACAAATAGTGTCTGACAGTGTGACTTACACTGACATCATCAGTTCATTACAACATTACAAGATTTAACTTTATACAGCAGAGTGCAACGCTtgagagaggaaatgaaaacaGATCATGTGGTTAGTGAGTAATAAAGTAACACAACTGATAAGCAGTTCTCAGTActttacacaaaaacaactcGGTGTggcatgcaaaacaaaaaatattacatcACTTCATCAGCTTCAGCAACGCATTGTTCAACAGAGTTTGAACACAGTGAACGAGGAAGGAATGAAGAGTCTTATATTGAACAACTTTTATTCCTTAATCCACATACTCAGTTCACATTCTCTCTGGGTGTAACAACATTTGGTTCACAATGAGAATATCtcatttgtaaattaattttacaaatttaattttaatttagtagatttaattatttaatttttaaaaattaatacaTGGTTTAGATCCTACTGTCCACTTTCTATCTtgcatacatacaaacataaaaaaaactgagtCCACACACAAACTTTACAGTCCTTCCTACCCTACTTAAATAatagctctgttttgttttgatttctttCCAGGGCATCGTTGTTGACAGGGCGCTATCAGACCCGCTCAGGTATCTACCCAGGAGTGCTGTACCCAGGCTCTATAGGAGGTCTTCCCCTGAACGAGACCACCATAGCTGAAGTGTTGAAACCTCTTGGCTATGCCAGTGCTGCTATAGGGAAGTGGCACTTAGGAGTTGGAGCCAACGGCATGTTTCTTCCAACCAAGCAGGGGTTCGACCAGTACCTGGGGATCCCCTACTCCCACGACATGGTCAGTGCGATTGCATTTAGCTCCAAACTGAGTTAGACAAATTTATATAATGTTTTGCAGTGTAATCTGGGTTAGTCAGTTATTGTTATTTGTTAAGAGTCAtttcttttatgtattttaatatttgttctTTGTTCTGTGCATTTGTTTCTTTCCCAGGGACCCTGTAGGAACCTGACTTGTTTCCCTCCAGATGTTAAGTGTTTTGGATTGTGTGATGTTGGCACTGTAACTGTCCCACTAATGCACAATGACATCATCAAGCAGCAACCAGTTGACTTCCTCGATCTGGAAAGGGCTTACAGTGACTTTGCCACCAAATTCATTACCACATCAGCCAAGAAAAACCAACCTTTCTTCCTCTATTATCCTTCACATGTAAGCAAAAAAACAGTCTGTGATAGAGTGCCCATCGAGTGGGCAAAATAACACTTACTTTGATCAGTTAAACTCTTCAAAAGacttaaaatgtgtttgcaaaGTGTGTAGTACATGTCTACATTTAAGTGAGTTTTTCAAAGCAAGAAAGTCCACAATGTTTTCAACCCTGTGTAGATAGATTATGGCAACTGCATATGCACTGAGATAAACTACAATAATTTCACCATCTTCTATTTTCCCTACAGCACACCCACTACCCCCAGTATGCAGGTCCAGGGGCAGCTGGGAAGTCTTTGCGGGGCCCATTTGGAGATGCTCTGTTGGAGTTTGACAACACAATAGGAAACCTACTGACAACCTTGGAGAAGACTGGAGTGATCAACAACACCCTGGTCTTCTTCACTTCAGACAATGGGTTGGTTTTTGCCCCTGGTTTACAAAAGAATCTATGGCCTGGATATATTTGTAGTCACTTCCATACTTTCTTATGCAGACATTTTTATCTCCCTCCACAATAGCTGTAGTACAGTagtgtgtttttcttctgtatAAAGGTCAACTTGCATTTTATCTTTGCCCtcatttatatttgatttattgccTTCTTATTAAATCgcatttattgtcttttatcaagcggtgtgtttttcctgtctctgtgtgtagCCCTGAACTGATGCGAATGTCTCGTGGAGGTAACTCTGGCCCCCTGAAATGTGGGAAAGGCACCACATATGAGGGGGGCATGAGAGAGCCAGCCA
Proteins encoded:
- the arsa gene encoding arylsulfatase A — encoded protein: MDHIRLFFLNVFLFCTCSASPPNFVLLFADDLGFGDLGCYGHPSSLTPNLDRLAAGGLRFTDFYCTSPVCSPSRASLLTGRYQTRSGIYPGVLYPGSIGGLPLNETTIAEVLKPLGYASAAIGKWHLGVGANGMFLPTKQGFDQYLGIPYSHDMGPCRNLTCFPPDVKCFGLCDVGTVTVPLMHNDIIKQQPVDFLDLERAYSDFATKFITTSAKKNQPFFLYYPSHHTHYPQYAGPGAAGKSLRGPFGDALLEFDNTIGNLLTTLEKTGVINNTLVFFTSDNGPELMRMSRGGNSGPLKCGKGTTYEGGMREPAIAFWPGIIKPGVTHEMASILDILPTIASLAGATLPQVMLDGVDMKEILVNQGKGKRETMVFYPTDPSEMYGLFALRLGKYKAHFYTRGATHSGTIPDQDCSVFAVLKAHDPPLIFDLEADPSENYPLILKGKPDLQALLEKIKKVKEQFEASMVFGESQISKGIDPNLEPCCNPQCSPKPGCCHC